The following are encoded in a window of Mycobacterium decipiens genomic DNA:
- a CDS encoding TfuA-like protein has translation MTADGRVVVTAGPTISGDEIHAVLPNAEVVPPISFGEALRYGLRAGDTLLIVDGLFFQRASVRHKELLTLIGDGVRVVGSSSMGALRAAELHPFGMEGYGWVFEGYRDGLLEADDEVGMVHGDPEDGYPVFVDALVNIRQTVTRAVESAVLSAPLADQLIQTARNTPLTMRTWDRLLNTAGIPESRTLASQLRSLRVDVKHDDAVLALHEIVRGGGGDAVRPGPLPTVWSERWRQRWAPPTPVAVTTGDGAESVVDVADVDVLSLLSLCATDRWAYLPALEQVAAWYWTLAHPGEDGGVAYRASRATAEVSADSYERALETVAHGYALATGIIDESGFPEQVRSRWLTAEESKTLSGDPIAISARLATRTLFFARSLPAIQHFLDLLRDDPRLPEWRAIAAHALAKRDELARQKPHLNLRRPDPTQLKRLFGNRWGTAVDRIELARRGLMTDDAFYTAGALFAVAAADDQLPSIEVGTLGRG, from the coding sequence ATGACAGCCGACGGCCGGGTAGTCGTCACGGCGGGACCGACGATCAGCGGGGACGAAATCCACGCTGTTCTACCCAATGCCGAAGTGGTACCGCCGATTTCGTTCGGTGAAGCCCTTCGGTACGGGTTGCGGGCGGGCGATACGCTGCTGATCGTCGATGGACTTTTCTTTCAGCGCGCGTCGGTGCGACACAAAGAATTGCTGACCCTGATCGGCGACGGGGTACGGGTCGTCGGCTCATCCAGCATGGGAGCGCTGCGGGCGGCGGAGTTGCATCCCTTCGGTATGGAGGGCTATGGCTGGGTCTTCGAGGGGTATCGGGACGGGCTGCTGGAGGCCGACGACGAGGTGGGCATGGTGCACGGCGATCCCGAAGACGGCTATCCGGTGTTCGTCGATGCACTGGTCAATATCCGTCAAACAGTGACGCGGGCGGTCGAATCCGCGGTGTTGTCAGCGCCGCTGGCTGACCAGCTCATCCAAACCGCCCGCAACACACCGTTGACCATGCGCACCTGGGATCGACTGCTGAACACTGCCGGTATACCCGAAAGCCGCACTCTCGCAAGTCAGTTGCGGTCGTTGCGCGTCGACGTCAAACACGACGACGCGGTGCTGGCATTGCATGAGATCGTCCGCGGCGGTGGCGGCGACGCGGTCCGGCCAGGGCCACTTCCGACCGTGTGGTCGGAGCGTTGGCGGCAGCGGTGGGCACCGCCGACGCCCGTCGCGGTGACAACCGGGGACGGTGCCGAGTCGGTGGTCGACGTCGCCGACGTCGACGTACTCTCGTTGTTGAGCCTGTGCGCGACCGATCGGTGGGCGTATCTCCCCGCCCTCGAGCAAGTCGCTGCTTGGTACTGGACCTTGGCGCACCCGGGTGAAGACGGCGGCGTTGCGTATCGCGCGTCTCGAGCCACCGCCGAGGTCAGCGCCGATAGCTACGAACGTGCACTGGAAACCGTGGCGCACGGTTATGCGTTGGCCACTGGGATTATCGATGAGTCCGGATTTCCCGAGCAGGTCAGGTCGCGCTGGCTCACCGCCGAGGAGAGCAAAACACTAAGTGGCGACCCAATTGCAATCTCGGCGCGGCTGGCCACTCGCACTCTATTTTTCGCCCGCTCACTACCAGCCATCCAGCACTTCCTCGACCTGCTACGCGACGATCCGCGACTGCCCGAATGGCGCGCAATAGCAGCCCACGCGTTGGCAAAGCGCGACGAATTGGCCCGCCAGAAACCGCATTTGAACCTACGTCGACCCGACCCAACACAACTCAAGCGGCTCTTCGGCAATCGCTGGGGCACAGCGGTCGATCGCATCGAGCTGGCCCGGCGCGGCCTGATGACCGACGACGCCTTCTACACCGCGGGCGCCCTGTTCGCCGTCGCGGCCGCCGATGACCAATTGCCATCCATCGAAGTCGGCACGCTGGGTCGCGGCTGA
- a CDS encoding YcaO-like family protein produces the protein MSELPGLDAKQPTTAPVGPDWSHWPTRVLGHADPTTIAHHAGTHRIISPDQTWLAVQPLLEPAGITRVADLTWLDDFGIPTVQAVRPASLTLSVSQGKATTYRAAQVSAVMESLENWHAENLTPDLSFTATTDLASSLTYDPADLNRPAGSLYHSAAKLDWMVATTLLTGRRTWVPWLAVVVNVVVSDCWAPPMFSMDTSGLASGNSYHEATLHALYEVMERNAMATPGSTLYEVPLEDVAGSDCAELVEMVHRAGSELHIARIDTWDGFYCFAAELTSPMAEVAFSGSGLHHDPNVALSRAITEAAQSRLTAISGAPEDLPTAIYHRFARVHTLAPARRSMQSMPDAAPTPWHVEYTDSLTDLTAWAATAVASRTGVEPLAVVCNFADGCVPVVKVIAPRLMASTVSPMRTPLQEQS, from the coding sequence CTGTCGGAACTGCCTGGGCTTGACGCCAAGCAACCAACGACGGCGCCGGTTGGCCCGGATTGGTCGCACTGGCCGACTCGCGTCTTGGGCCACGCCGATCCCACGACGATCGCGCACCATGCCGGCACCCACCGCATTATCTCCCCGGACCAGACTTGGCTGGCCGTCCAACCTCTGCTGGAACCTGCGGGCATCACCCGCGTCGCCGACCTGACCTGGCTGGACGATTTCGGAATTCCCACCGTACAAGCGGTGCGCCCCGCATCGTTGACGCTGTCGGTCAGTCAGGGAAAGGCCACTACCTATCGAGCCGCCCAAGTCTCAGCCGTCATGGAGTCCTTGGAGAACTGGCATGCCGAGAACTTGACTCCGGACCTGTCATTCACGGCCACAACGGATCTCGCCTCATCTCTGACATACGACCCCGCCGATCTCAACCGCCCGGCCGGGAGCTTGTACCACAGCGCCGCCAAGCTCGACTGGATGGTCGCGACGACGTTGCTGACCGGCCGACGAACCTGGGTGCCGTGGTTAGCCGTCGTGGTGAACGTGGTGGTCAGCGATTGCTGGGCACCGCCGATGTTCAGCATGGACACCTCGGGATTGGCCTCGGGTAACAGCTATCACGAAGCCACCCTGCATGCCCTGTACGAGGTCATGGAACGCAACGCCATGGCCACCCCGGGTTCGACACTGTACGAGGTGCCACTCGAGGATGTCGCCGGCTCGGACTGCGCCGAGCTGGTGGAGATGGTTCACCGGGCCGGAAGCGAACTCCATATTGCCCGCATCGACACCTGGGATGGCTTCTACTGCTTCGCTGCTGAGCTGACCTCGCCGATGGCGGAAGTGGCGTTCAGCGGCAGCGGACTGCACCACGATCCGAACGTTGCGCTGTCACGGGCGATTACCGAGGCCGCGCAATCCCGGCTGACGGCCATCAGCGGAGCCCCCGAGGATCTGCCCACAGCGATCTACCATCGGTTCGCCCGGGTGCACACCCTCGCCCCGGCCCGCCGATCCATGCAGTCGATGCCTGACGCGGCCCCCACGCCGTGGCACGTCGAATACACCGACTCGCTGACCGACCTGACGGCATGGGCGGCAACCGCGGTGGCCTCCCGGACCGGGGTCGAACCGCTCGCGGTGGTGTGCAACTTCGCCGACGGCTGTGTTCCCGTCGTGAAGGTCATCGCCCCACGCCTGATGGCATCCACCGTTTCGCCGATGCGTACCCCGCTGCAGGAGCAGTCATGA
- a CDS encoding DUF732 domain-containing protein, with product MTGQSGATRTWRTGRQATALFALTAGVFGAAASCAAPIQADMMGNAFLAALNNAGISYGQPATTMALGRSVCPMVVAPGGTFESITSRMAENNGMSRDMASAFTIVAISTYCPALIAPLMPNRLQA from the coding sequence ATGACGGGACAGTCGGGCGCGACACGGACATGGCGAACGGGCCGGCAGGCGACGGCTCTTTTCGCGTTGACGGCCGGGGTGTTTGGCGCCGCGGCGAGCTGTGCGGCGCCGATCCAAGCGGACATGATGGGTAACGCATTCCTGGCGGCATTGAACAACGCGGGCATTTCCTATGGCCAGCCGGCAACCACAATGGCGCTAGGCCGGTCGGTTTGTCCGATGGTGGTTGCGCCAGGTGGAACGTTCGAATCGATCACGTCCAGAATGGCTGAGAATAACGGCATGTCGCGCGATATGGCGAGTGCGTTCACCATCGTCGCGATCTCGACCTATTGCCCGGCGCTGATAGCCCCGCTGATGCCCAACCGGTTGCAGGCCTAG
- a CDS encoding HAD-IIA family hydrolase — protein sequence MKSIAQEYDCLLIDLDGTVFRGSEPTGGAVHSLREVRSRKLFVTNNASRSADEVAAHLNELGFTATGEDVVTSAQSAAHLLAGQLAPGSRVLIVGTEALANEVSAVGLRPVRRFADQPDAVVQGLSLTIAWSDLAEAALAIRAGALWVAANVDPTLPTERGLLPGNGSMVAALRTATGMDPQVAGKPAPALMTEAVARGDFRAPLVVGDRLDTDIEGANAAGLPSLMVLTGVNSARDAVYAEPLRRPTYIGHDLRSLHQISRLLAVAPQPGWQTDIGGGAVTVRANGDIDDLESEDDGLSIVRAVASALWDAQCPDFRGRSLCIKAGDERARDALQRWSLMHSD from the coding sequence GTGAAAAGCATTGCGCAGGAATATGACTGCCTACTGATCGACCTGGACGGGACGGTGTTTCGTGGTTCCGAGCCCACCGGCGGCGCGGTGCACTCGCTGCGTGAGGTGCGCAGCCGCAAGCTGTTCGTCACCAACAACGCCTCCCGCAGCGCCGACGAGGTGGCGGCGCACCTGAACGAGCTGGGCTTCACCGCAACCGGCGAGGACGTCGTCACCAGCGCCCAGAGTGCTGCCCACCTGCTGGCCGGCCAGCTGGCGCCGGGTTCTCGAGTGCTAATCGTCGGGACCGAAGCGTTGGCCAACGAAGTCAGCGCGGTCGGACTGCGTCCGGTGCGCCGCTTTGCAGACCAACCCGACGCCGTCGTGCAGGGCCTTTCGTTGACCATCGCCTGGTCCGACCTTGCCGAAGCCGCGCTGGCCATCCGGGCTGGCGCCCTGTGGGTGGCCGCCAACGTCGACCCCACCTTGCCCACCGAACGGGGCCTGCTGCCCGGTAACGGGTCCATGGTGGCCGCGCTGCGCACGGCCACCGGCATGGATCCCCAGGTGGCCGGCAAGCCCGCGCCAGCACTGATGACCGAGGCGGTGGCCCGGGGCGACTTCCGCGCTCCACTGGTGGTCGGTGACCGCCTGGACACCGACATCGAGGGTGCCAACGCCGCGGGGTTGCCCAGCCTGATGGTGCTCACCGGGGTAAACAGCGCACGGGACGCCGTGTACGCCGAACCGCTGCGCCGGCCCACCTATATTGGCCACGACCTACGTTCGCTGCACCAGATCAGCAGGCTGCTCGCGGTGGCGCCGCAGCCGGGCTGGCAGACCGACATCGGCGGTGGTGCGGTAACCGTCCGTGCGAACGGCGACATCGACGACCTCGAAAGCGAGGATGACGGGCTGTCCATCGTTCGCGCTGTTGCCAGCGCGCTATGGGACGCGCAGTGCCCCGATTTTCGAGGGCGATCACTGTGCATCAAGGCCGGCGACGAGCGGGCCCGCGATGCCCTGCAACGCTGGTCCCTGATGCATAGCGACTAG
- a CDS encoding TlyA family RNA methyltransferase, with protein MARRARVDAELVRRGLARSRQQAAELIGAGKVRIDGLPAVKPATAVSATAALTVLADGDRTWVSRGAHKLIGALDAFGMPVAGRRCLDLGASTGGFTEVLLDRGAAVVVAADVGYGQLAWSLRTDPRVVVVERTNARDLSPEAIGGCVDLVVADLSFISLATVLPALVGCASRAGDIVPMVKPQFEVGKGQVGPGGVVHDPQLRAGSVLAVARRAGELGWHTVDVTPSPLPGPSGNVEYFLWLRAQTDNALSTDALVGAVARAVREGPQ; from the coding sequence GTGGCACGGCGTGCCCGCGTTGATGCCGAACTAGTCCGGCGGGGCCTAGCGCGATCTCGTCAGCAGGCAGCGGAGTTGATCGGCGCCGGCAAGGTGCGGATCGACGGCCTGCCGGCGGTCAAGCCGGCCACCGCCGTGTCGGCCACGGCGGCCCTGACCGTGCTGGCCGACGGCGATCGCACCTGGGTATCGCGCGGAGCGCACAAACTTATCGGTGCGCTGGACGCGTTCGGGATGCCGGTGGCGGGGCGGCGCTGCCTGGACCTGGGTGCATCGACCGGTGGGTTCACCGAAGTGCTCCTGGACCGGGGTGCCGCCGTGGTGGTCGCCGCGGATGTCGGATACGGCCAGCTGGCGTGGTCGCTGCGCACTGACCCTCGGGTGGTGGTCGTCGAGCGGACCAACGCACGCGACCTCTCACCCGAGGCGATCGGCGGCTGCGTCGACCTGGTAGTTGCCGACCTGTCGTTCATCTCGTTGGCTACCGTGTTGCCCGCGCTGGTTGGATGCGCTTCGCGCGCCGGCGATATCGTTCCAATGGTGAAGCCGCAGTTTGAGGTGGGGAAAGGTCAGGTCGGCCCCGGCGGGGTGGTCCATGACCCGCAGTTGCGCGCGGGATCGGTGCTTGCCGTTGCGCGGCGGGCCGGGGAGCTGGGTTGGCACACTGTCGACGTCACGCCCAGCCCGCTACCGGGCCCGTCGGGCAATGTCGAATACTTCTTGTGGTTGCGCGCCCAGACCGACAACGCCCTGTCCACTGATGCGCTCGTTGGCGCGGTGGCGCGCGCCGTCCGGGAGGGGCCGCAGTGA
- a CDS encoding NAD kinase, whose product MTSQQTTQRTVLLVVHTGREEATETARRVEKVLGDNGIALRALSAEAVDRGSLHLAPDDMRAMGVEIEVVDADQHAADACELVLVLGGDGTFLRAAELARNAAIPVLGVNLGRIGFLAEAEAEAIDAVLEHVVAQDYRVEDRLTLDVVVRQGGRIISQGWALNEVSLEKGPRLGVLGVVVEVDGRPVSAFGCDGVLVSTPTGSTAYAFSAGGPVLWPDLEAILVVPNNAHALFGRPMVTSPEATIAIEVEADGHDALVFCDGRREMLIPAGSRLEVTRCATPVKWARLDSAPFTDRLVRKFRLPVTGWRGK is encoded by the coding sequence GTGACTTCTCAGCAGACCACTCAACGTACCGTCCTGCTCGTCGTCCACACCGGACGCGAAGAAGCTACCGAGACCGCGCGGCGCGTAGAAAAAGTCTTGGGCGACAACGGAATTGCGCTTCGCGCACTCTCTGCCGAAGCGGTGGATCGCGGGTCGCTACATCTGGCCCCCGACGACATGCGGGCCATGGGGGTCGAGATCGAGGTGGTCGACGCGGACCAGCACGCTGCCGACGCCTGCGAACTGGTGCTGGTTCTGGGCGGCGATGGCACCTTTTTGCGGGCAGCCGAGCTGGCCCGCAACGCCGCCATCCCGGTGCTGGGCGTGAACCTGGGCCGGATCGGCTTTCTCGCTGAGGCCGAGGCCGAGGCTATCGATGCGGTGCTAGAGCATGTTGTCGCACAGGATTACCGGGTGGAAGACCGGTTGACCCTGGATGTCGTGGTACGCCAGGGGGGCCGCATCATCAGCCAGGGATGGGCGCTCAACGAAGTCAGTCTGGAGAAGGGCCCGCGGCTGGGCGTGCTCGGGGTGGTCGTGGAAGTCGACGGCAGACCGGTGTCGGCGTTTGGTTGCGATGGGGTGTTGGTGTCGACGCCGACCGGATCGACCGCCTATGCATTCTCCGCGGGTGGCCCGGTGCTGTGGCCCGACCTGGAGGCGATCTTGGTGGTCCCCAACAACGCTCACGCGCTGTTCGGCCGGCCGATGGTCACCAGCCCCGAAGCCACCATCGCCATCGAAGTAGAGGCAGACGGGCACGACGCCTTGGTGTTCTGCGACGGTCGCCGCGAAATGCTGATACCGGCCGGCAGCCGACTCGAGGTCACCCGCTGTGCCACGCCGGTGAAATGGGCGCGGCTGGACAGCGCGCCATTCACCGACCGGCTGGTGCGCAAGTTCCGGCTGCCGGTCACCGGTTGGCGCGGAAAGTAG
- the recN gene encoding DNA repair protein RecN: MLTEIRIESLGAISVATAEFDRGFTVLTGETGTGKTMVVTGLHLLGGARADATRVRSGADRAVVEGRFSTTDLDDVTVGQLDAVLDESGAERDEDGSVIALRSVSRVGPSRAYLGGRGVPAKSLSGFTNELLTLHGQNDQLRLMRPDEQRGALDRFAAAGPAAERYRKLRDAWLAARRDLVDRRNRARELAQEADRLKFALDEIDTVNPQPGEDDALVAAIVRLSELDTLREAASIARANLSGPDDLDAFGTSAVDSLGRARSALESTDDAALRGLAGQVAEALTVVVDAVGELGDYLDELPADASALDAKLARQAQLKTLTRKYAADIDGVLRWADESRARLAQLDVSEEGLAALERRVDELGRELGQSAVDLSAIRRKAAKRLAKEVTAELSALAMADAEFTIDVTTEPADPDDHHALQVRVGPASELARAGADGVDQVEFGFAAHRGMTVLPLAKSASGGELSRVMLALEVVLATSRKRTAGTTMVFDEIDAGVGGWAAVQIGRRLARLARTHQVIVVTHLPQVAAYADVHLTVHSTGGDGASGVRRLTSDDRVAELARMLAGLGESDSGRAHARELLETAQSDELN, from the coding sequence GTGTTGACTGAAATTCGGATCGAGTCGCTGGGCGCCATCAGCGTTGCCACTGCCGAGTTCGATCGCGGCTTTACCGTGCTGACCGGGGAGACCGGGACCGGCAAGACCATGGTGGTGACGGGGCTGCACCTGCTTGGCGGTGCCCGGGCCGACGCGACCCGCGTCCGGTCCGGTGCCGACCGTGCTGTTGTCGAAGGGCGATTTTCCACAACCGATCTCGATGACGTCACGGTTGGGCAGCTCGACGCGGTTCTCGACGAGTCGGGGGCCGAGCGCGATGAGGACGGCAGCGTGATCGCATTGCGCTCGGTCAGTCGCGTCGGACCGTCGCGGGCGTACCTCGGCGGCCGGGGTGTACCCGCGAAGTCGTTGAGCGGTTTCACCAACGAGCTGCTTACTCTGCACGGGCAGAACGACCAGCTGCGGCTGATGCGTCCCGACGAACAACGCGGCGCCCTGGACCGCTTTGCGGCCGCCGGCCCCGCCGCCGAGCGCTATCGCAAGCTGCGCGACGCCTGGCTAGCGGCCCGGCGTGACCTCGTTGACCGCCGCAATCGTGCCCGGGAGCTGGCGCAGGAGGCCGATCGGCTGAAATTCGCGCTCGACGAGATCGACACCGTCAACCCGCAACCGGGGGAGGACGATGCGCTGGTCGCCGCCATCGTCCGGCTCTCCGAACTGGACACGCTGCGCGAGGCGGCGAGTATTGCGCGTGCCAACCTGTCCGGGCCAGACGACTTGGACGCATTCGGGACCAGCGCCGTCGATAGCCTCGGGCGGGCCAGGTCCGCGCTGGAATCGACCGACGATGCCGCGTTGCGCGGGTTGGCCGGACAGGTCGCGGAGGCGCTGACGGTCGTCGTCGATGCGGTCGGCGAGCTCGGCGATTACCTGGATGAGCTGCCGGCAGATGCCAGCGCGCTGGACGCCAAGCTGGCGCGCCAAGCCCAGCTGAAAACGTTGACCCGCAAGTACGCCGCCGACATCGACGGGGTGCTGCGGTGGGCGGATGAGTCGCGGGCAAGGCTGGCCCAACTCGACGTCTCCGAGGAAGGGTTGGCGGCGCTGGAACGGCGTGTCGATGAGCTCGGCCGCGAATTGGGCCAATCCGCAGTGGATCTCAGCGCAATCCGCCGTAAGGCGGCCAAGCGGCTGGCCAAGGAGGTCACTGCGGAGCTGTCCGCCCTGGCGATGGCCGATGCCGAATTCACCATTGACGTGACCACGGAGCCGGCCGACCCGGATGATCACCACGCACTGCAGGTCCGGGTGGGGCCCGCGAGCGAGTTGGCCCGGGCCGGCGCCGATGGCGTCGATCAGGTCGAGTTCGGTTTCGCCGCACACCGGGGCATGACGGTGCTACCGCTGGCCAAGAGCGCATCCGGCGGCGAGCTGTCCCGGGTGATGCTGGCCCTGGAAGTAGTGTTGGCGACTTCGCGAAAGCGGACGGCCGGCACCACGATGGTGTTCGACGAGATCGACGCTGGAGTGGGCGGCTGGGCGGCGGTCCAGATCGGGCGGCGGCTGGCGCGGCTGGCCCGCACCCACCAGGTCATCGTGGTCACCCATCTGCCCCAGGTCGCCGCGTATGCCGATGTGCACTTGACGGTGCACAGCACCGGAGGCGATGGTGCCAGCGGCGTTCGGCGCCTCACCAGTGACGATCGGGTGGCCGAGCTGGCACGGATGCTGGCCGGGCTCGGTGAGTCGGACAGTGGCCGAGCCCACGCCCGAGAGTTACTCGAGACGGCGCAAAGTGACGAGCTCAACTGA
- the steA gene encoding putative cytokinetic ring protein SteA — protein sequence MRMSALLSRNTSRPGLIGTARVDRNIDRLLRRVCPGDIVVLDVLDLDRITADALVDAEIAAVVNASPSVSGRYPNLGPEVLVTNGVTLIDETGPEIFKKIKDGAKIRLFEGGVYSGDRRLIRGTERTDHDIADLMREAKSGLAAHLEAFAGNTIEFIRSESPLLIDGIGIPDIDVDLRRRHVVIVAEELSATDDLRSLKPFIKEYQPVLIGVGTGADVLRKAGYRPQLIVGDPDQISTEVLKCGAQVVLPADADGHAPGLERIQDLGVGAMTFPAAGSATDLAMLLADHHGAALLVTAGHTANIETFFDRTRVQSNPSTFLTRLRVGEKLVDAKAVATLYRNHISGGAIALLALTMLIAIIVALWVSRTDGVVLHWIIDYWNRFSLWVQHLVT from the coding sequence ATGAGGATGTCAGCGCTTCTGTCCCGTAACACCTCCCGGCCGGGCCTGATCGGCACCGCGCGGGTCGACCGGAATATTGACCGGTTGCTGCGCAGGGTCTGCCCTGGAGACATTGTGGTCCTCGACGTCCTGGATCTGGACCGCATCACCGCCGACGCACTGGTGGACGCCGAGATCGCCGCCGTGGTCAACGCATCACCGTCTGTCTCGGGCCGCTACCCGAACCTCGGACCGGAGGTGTTGGTCACCAATGGTGTCACCCTGATCGACGAGACCGGACCGGAGATCTTCAAGAAGATCAAAGACGGCGCCAAGATTCGCCTGTTCGAAGGTGGGGTGTACTCCGGCGACCGCCGGCTGATCCGCGGTACCGAGCGCACCGATCACGACATCGCCGACCTGATGCGGGAGGCTAAGAGCGGGTTGGCGGCTCACCTGGAGGCGTTCGCCGGCAACACAATTGAGTTCATCCGGAGTGAAAGCCCACTCTTGATCGACGGAATCGGTATCCCCGATATCGACGTCGATCTACGGCGCCGGCACGTGGTTATTGTCGCCGAGGAGCTCAGCGCAACCGATGATCTGAGGTCCCTCAAGCCGTTTATCAAGGAGTACCAACCGGTACTGATTGGCGTCGGTACCGGTGCGGACGTGTTGCGGAAGGCGGGCTATCGCCCGCAACTCATCGTCGGCGACCCCGACCAGATCAGCACCGAGGTGCTCAAGTGCGGTGCTCAGGTGGTGTTGCCCGCCGACGCCGACGGTCACGCGCCGGGCTTGGAACGAATCCAGGATCTCGGTGTTGGTGCTATGACGTTCCCGGCCGCGGGCTCGGCGACGGACCTGGCCATGCTGCTGGCCGATCATCACGGCGCAGCGCTACTGGTCACGGCCGGCCACACCGCCAACATCGAAACGTTCTTCGACCGGACCCGCGTGCAGAGCAACCCTTCGACCTTCCTCACCAGACTCCGGGTAGGGGAGAAGCTGGTGGACGCCAAGGCGGTCGCCACCCTGTACCGCAACCACATCTCCGGTGGTGCCATCGCGCTGTTGGCGCTGACCATGCTGATCGCCATCATCGTGGCGCTGTGGGTGTCTCGCACCGACGGCGTGGTACTGCATTGGATCATCGACTACTGGAACCGTTTCTCACTTTGGGTGCAGCACTTGGTCACGTAG
- a CDS encoding copper transporter, with product MISLRQHAISLAAVFLALAMGVVLGSGFFSDTLLSSLRSEKQDLYTQIDGLTDQRNELTEKLNAAGDFDIQVVGRIVHDALGGKSVVIFRTPDAQDDDVAAVSKIVGQAGGSVTATVSLTREFVEANSAEKLRSVVNSSILPAGTQLSTKLVDQGSQAGDLLGIALLINANPADPAVPGVQDVQRDTVLAALRETGFITYQPSDHIGAANAAVVVTGGALPTDAGNQGVSVARFAAALAPRGSGALLAGRDGSATGTSAVAVTRADAGMAAATSTVDDVDAEPGRITVVLALHELISGGHVGHYGTGHGATSVTVPQ from the coding sequence ATGATCTCGTTACGTCAACATGCGATCTCACTGGCCGCGGTGTTCCTAGCACTGGCCATGGGTGTTGTGCTGGGGTCCGGGTTTTTCTCGGATACCCTGCTGTCCAGCTTGCGCAGTGAGAAGCAGGACCTCTACACGCAGATTGACGGACTCACCGATCAGAGAAACGAGCTAACCGAAAAGCTTAACGCGGCAGGTGATTTCGATATCCAAGTGGTCGGCCGGATAGTCCACGACGCGCTGGGTGGCAAGTCGGTGGTTATCTTCCGCACCCCGGACGCCCAAGACGACGATGTCGCCGCGGTGTCGAAGATCGTGGGACAGGCCGGCGGCTCGGTCACCGCAACGGTGTCGTTGACCCGGGAGTTCGTCGAAGCCAACTCCGCGGAGAAACTGCGTTCAGTGGTCAACTCATCCATCCTGCCGGCCGGTACGCAGTTGAGCACCAAACTCGTCGACCAAGGTTCCCAAGCCGGCGACCTGCTCGGGATCGCCTTGCTGATCAACGCCAACCCGGCTGACCCGGCCGTCCCCGGTGTCCAAGACGTCCAGCGCGACACCGTGCTGGCGGCATTGCGCGAAACCGGCTTCATCACCTATCAACCCAGCGATCACATCGGGGCGGCAAACGCCGCGGTGGTCGTCACCGGCGGAGCGCTCCCCACAGACGCCGGTAATCAGGGCGTCAGCGTTGCGCGGTTCGCCGCCGCGCTGGCGCCGCGCGGGTCCGGCGCGCTGCTCGCCGGCCGGGACGGTTCGGCGACCGGAACCTCCGCCGTCGCCGTGACCCGCGCCGACGCCGGCATGGCGGCCGCGACCAGCACCGTGGACGACGTCGACGCCGAGCCCGGGCGAATCACCGTCGTCCTGGCCCTGCACGAGCTGATCTCCGGTGGCCACGTGGGGCACTACGGTACCGGCCACGGGGCGACATCGGTCACGGTTCCCCAGTAG